GACTAAGTGACATCATATTACGTCGGGTCATCTTTCCTAacttttgacatctatcacaactttgagaaaataggtgggagtccttaaacaGGGTTGTCCACTTTTTATAAAGACCGGATCGTAAAAGCTTCGCAATTgttttcttagaactaaagtgaccccccACAAGCTCCAGAACAGAAAGTCAGGACACTGGAGATTTCGTTGTCAGGAATACAACGACGGATGATCTGATCAGGGAAATATTTGAATAAGTATAGATCATCCCAGAAAAAGTATTTAACCCCAGACAAGAATTTAGCTTTATCCTGTTTAGACCAATGGTCGGGCATTTGACCAGTTACCAGATAATTGACAATGTCATCAAACCAGGGTAACACAGAGATGGAAAATAACTGTTCGTCAGGGAACGTGTCATCGATCGGTCTCTCATCATCTCTAGACTCATCTAGGATACGTGATAAATGGTCATCTACTACATTTTTCAGACCCTTTCTTATCACGAATATCTAGAGTAAATTCTTGGAATAACAATACCCATATAATCAGCCGGGGTTTAGAGTCCTTCTTTGAAAGAAGATATTTGAGTGCGGCATGATCAGAATAGACAATGACCTTAGACCCTAggagatatgatctaaatttctccAAAGCAAAAACGATGGCTAACATTTCTTTCTCAGTGGTTGTATAGTTTAACtgggcatcgtttagggtcctactaCCATAATAAATCACACTAAGTGCTTTATCACGTCGTTGGCCAAGGACAGCACCAACCACATAATCGgacgcatcacacatgagttcaaatgggAGGTTCCGATCGGGTGGTTGGATGATAAGGGCACAAGTCAATAAtgatttaagcttctcaaaagctgtAACATATGCTTCATCAAATACAAAGGCATTATCTTTAGCAAGTTGGATCGACAGGGGTAAAGCAATCTTGCTAAAATCTTTGATGAAACGACGATCTTTAATCCAGCATGGCCAAGAAAATATCTAACATTTGTTATATTCTTAGGTGgtcttaattttgaaattagttCAACCTTGGCTAtatcaacttctattcccttagaggacaccacatgtcctaacactattccagatttaaccataaaataacacttttcccaattaagtactaagttcttttctttacaacgttcTAGAACTAGTGTAAGGTGGTGCAAGCATTCATCGAAACAGGATCCAAAAACCGAAAAATTATCCATAAAGACCTCGAGAAATCGCTCAACCCTGTCCGAAAAGATACTTAGCGTGCAACGTTGGAATgttgcgggtgcattacacaacccaaaaggcatacgcCTGTAAGAAAAAGTACCAAATGGACCTGTGAAGGTCGCTTTCTCGTGGTCCTCCGGTGctatagggatttggttataaccagaGTATCCATCTAGAAAACAATAATGGCTATGGCCAGCTAATCTTTCTAACATCTGGTCGATGAATGGTAGAGGAAAGTGGTATTTCCTAGTTGTTGAGTTCAACTTAAGGTAGTCTATGCAAACTCTCCACCCGGTAGTAACACGGGTAGGGATCAATTCATTATTCTCATTGGCAACTACAGTAATCCCAGACTTCTTTGGGACAACCTGGACAGGACTGACCCATTTACTACCAGAGATGGGGTATATGATACACGCATCTAATAACTTGAGCACCTCAGTGCGGACAACTTCCTTCATATTAGGATTTAAACGTCTTTGCATTTCTCTTGAAGTTTTGTCACCCTCTTCTAGATAGATATGGTGCATACAATCAGCAGGACTAATTCCTTTCAAATTTGCTATAGTCCGCCCTATTGCGGTCTTGTGCTCTTGGAGAACACTAACTAGTCTACTTTCCTGATCGGGATCTAAGTCAGAGGAAATTATGGAAGGAAGAGTATTCTCATTACCAagaaatacatatttcagtgtatcTGGTAGCGGCTTTAATTCAAGGGTGGGGTGCCTTAAATGAAGATGGGAGGGGTTTATCTATGGTCGGCGGAAGAGGTTATGGTTTACGCTGCCATTTTCCATAATTCATTACTGGCGCAGAGTCTAACAACCCATTAACTTCTTTAAAatgactatcctcatcatagtaggTTCCAAAGTGTGCCAACCAGGCCTCTAAAGGATCGCTAACACTATTAGTGGTAAAGATATTCTCGACTAGAGAGTTAATCATGCATATAGACTCATAGTGTTCAGGGTCCGGTGGGGCTTGTAACTCCTTAAATACGTTCACCGAGATTTTCTAATTCACACAGGAAAATTCTACTAGGCCAGTTTGACAATGTGTGACTGCATTTGCAGTGGCTAGAAAAGGACGACCTAGGATGATTGGGGTATTGATATCTTGACTAGAGACAGGTTCAGTGTCTAAAATTACAAAGTCAACTGGATAGATAAAGTTTTCTACCTGAACCAAAACGTCTTCATATAATTCCACGTGGGATTTTGACTGACCTATCGGCTAACTGTAATGTTATCCTAGTTGGTTTCATCTCACCTAGTGCAAGTTGTTCATATACCGAGAATGGTAAAAGATTCACACTAGCCCCAAGATCTAAGAGAGCATTTTCTATCTTTTGGCTACCTATGACACATGTGACAGTAGGACAACCAGGATCTTTAAATTTGACTGGGTACTTTTGTGAGATTATGGAACTAACTTGTTGGGTGAAAaatgctttcttatggacattcacGTCTCTCTTGACAGTGCACATCTCTTTTAGGAACTTGGTCAAAGCCGGT
This genomic stretch from Papaver somniferum cultivar HN1 chromosome 5, ASM357369v1, whole genome shotgun sequence harbors:
- the LOC113280346 gene encoding uncharacterized protein LOC113280346, with translation MSSGEFAHQDPDECFDEFIELAERTLQWASMREPEITRNHTHRVNRVDNGSDILRRLEALEMYQGSKQTMSCNSEPRTYPCTICGDQSHTGPQCPLFYPSETTRDQVSVLHGGAHQGNRSINPLPCFPRNQPQAQKPSPVEQKVSSLEETLRLFIEGSAQNNAETTQNFKLLGQRFDEVQCNQQNSDRSISNIETQISQLSNRLNDRGNEKFPSQSNPNLKGVNQVNGSGSSNHNEHIKAAITLKSGKTLENSVEPPKEKSPAEKENEVDQTSSKDLNGPGSAKSPSGEDIPERQVKINLPLLDAVKHVPALTKFLKEMCTVKRDVNVHKKAFFTQQVSSIISQKYPVKFKDPGCPTVTCVIGSQKIENALLDLGASVNLLPFSVYEQLALVENIFTTNSVSDPLEAWLAHFGTYYDEDSHFKEVNGLLDSAPVMNYGKWQHPDQESRLVSVLQEHKTAIGRTIANLKGISPADCMHHIYLEEGDKTSREMQRRLNPNMKEVVRTEVLKLLDACIIYPISGSKWVSPVQVVPKKSGITVVANENNELIPTRVTTGWRVCIDYLKLNSTTRKYHFPLPFIDQMLERLAGHSHYCFLDGYSGYNQIPIAPEDHEKATFTGPFGTFSYRRMPFGLCNAPATFQRCTLSIFSDRVERFLEIFSWPCWIKDRRFIKDFSKIALPLSIQLAKDNAFVFDEAYVTAFEKLKSLLTCALIIQPPDRNLPFELMCDASDYVVGAVLGQRRDKALSVIYYGSRTLNDAQLNYTTTEKEMLAIVFALEKFRSYLLGSKIFVIRKGLKNVVDDHLSRILDESRDDERPIDDTFPDEQLFSISVLPWFDDIVNYLVTGQMPDHWSKQDKAKFLSGVKYFFWDDLYLFKYFPDQIIRRCIPDNEISSVLTFCSGACGGSL